One Tessaracoccus lacteus DNA window includes the following coding sequences:
- a CDS encoding NAD(P)-dependent alcohol dehydrogenase, with amino-acid sequence MPEVAAYAVDSPDGRFHPTTITRREPGPTDVFFEIRYAGICHSDIHTARGEWGRTDYPLVPGHEIAGVVMKVGSEVTKFQPGDRVGVGCFVYSCGECDPCQRGEEQFCTSRPGTVWTYGGRDWDGVPTAGGYSKGITVDQDYLMRVPETMALEHAAPLMCAGITTYNPLKRWGAGPGKRVGIVGLGGLGHMGVQFAAALGAETIVLSRTLAKRDDSLRLGATDHVSTQDADRMKQLRGSFDIILSTISDGIDLDKILGLLKAHGVLINVGLPENPTTFSIGTLTGQARILAGSNIGGIAETQQMLDFCAQHSLAPMIEVIGADRINEAYDNVVASKVRYRYVIDVATIG; translated from the coding sequence ATGCCTGAGGTTGCCGCCTACGCCGTCGACTCGCCCGACGGTCGCTTTCACCCGACCACCATCACCCGTCGCGAACCCGGCCCCACTGACGTGTTCTTTGAGATCCGCTACGCCGGGATCTGCCACTCCGACATCCACACGGCCCGCGGCGAGTGGGGGCGCACCGACTACCCGCTGGTCCCCGGCCACGAGATCGCCGGTGTCGTCATGAAGGTGGGCTCGGAGGTCACGAAGTTCCAACCCGGCGACCGCGTCGGTGTCGGCTGCTTCGTCTACTCGTGCGGAGAATGCGATCCTTGCCAGCGGGGCGAGGAGCAGTTCTGCACCTCCCGCCCGGGAACCGTGTGGACCTACGGCGGCCGCGACTGGGACGGCGTCCCGACCGCCGGCGGCTACTCGAAGGGCATCACCGTCGATCAGGACTACCTGATGAGGGTGCCCGAGACCATGGCACTGGAGCACGCCGCTCCGCTGATGTGCGCCGGCATCACCACCTACAACCCGCTCAAGCGCTGGGGCGCCGGTCCCGGCAAGCGCGTCGGCATCGTAGGACTCGGCGGGCTAGGCCACATGGGCGTGCAGTTCGCCGCCGCGCTGGGCGCCGAGACCATCGTGCTCAGCCGCACGCTGGCCAAGCGTGACGACAGTCTGCGCCTCGGCGCGACGGACCACGTGTCGACGCAGGACGCCGACCGCATGAAGCAGCTACGCGGCAGTTTCGACATCATCTTGTCGACCATCTCCGACGGCATCGACCTCGACAAGATCCTCGGCCTGCTCAAGGCCCACGGCGTGCTGATCAACGTCGGGCTCCCCGAGAACCCGACGACGTTCTCGATCGGCACGCTGACCGGTCAGGCGCGCATTCTCGCCGGGTCGAACATCGGCGGCATCGCGGAGACCCAGCAGATGCTCGACTTCTGCGCGCAGCACAGCCTCGCGCCGATGATCGAGGTCATCGGGGCGGACCGGATCAATGAGGCCTACGACAACGTCGTGGCGTCGAAGGTGCGCTACCGCTACGTGATCGACGTCGCCACCATCGGCTGA